TTTCCACTCCAGGCCCAAAGTACCACCGGCCAAAATCACAGTGCCGATGATCGGTCAGCTGATCCATTCGGATGTCTTCCTGCTTGCCGGACAACATGTTTGACAATTTCTTTTTCCACAGGCTGTGGGCCCGTTTAACCGGGGCGGCATGAAAGCTCTCATCGCCCATCTGGAACTGGCTCATCATCTGAATGACATCGTCGGCCATGTGATTCTGACTCTCTGCGTCCTTTTCAACCTCATGGCTGTATTCACGCATCTCAGTGGAAGCATTTTTTACCGTATGTATTTCCTGGGCGATCTGGTCTGAAATCTCGGATGCATGGAGAATGGTTTCCTGAATATCGGCGATCCCTGCTGATACCTGCTGGATGTTGGAGGAGATTTCTTCCGTGGTTTTTGCCTGTTCTTCAATGGATGCGGCAACAGAGGTTACCTTTTCGTCCACTTCAGAAATGGTGGCAGCAACCCGGCCGATTTCGTCCACTGCCTGGCTGCTGACACCCTGAATATTTTCAACCTTCTCTCTGATATCCACAGTGGCCTTGGAGGTCTGGCCGGCCAGCTGTTTGATCTCCTCTGCCACCACGGCAAACCCCTTGCCGGCATCTCCGGCTCTGGCCGCTTCAATGGTGGCATTCAAGGCTAGAAGATTGGTCTGTTCACTAATTTCCTGAATGGTATTCAGGACATTGCCGATGTCCTTGGCAGAGGTGCGAAGATCTCCGATTTTTTCTGAAGCACTTCCTGCATCTTCGACAGCCTGGTGGGTGATTTGTCTGGTTTTGGTCGTATTGCCAGATATTTCACTGATGGAGACCGTCATCTCCTCGGCTGCGGCTGCCACATGGTTGGCATTTACCGTAACTTCTTCCATGGCAGCCGCCACGGTATTCATATTTTCACTCATCTGTTCTGCCGCACCGGAA
This is a stretch of genomic DNA from uncultured Desulfobacter sp.. It encodes these proteins:
- a CDS encoding methyl-accepting chemotaxis protein — its product is MRPFFLDKEYLSIKGQFKGFGGAMSGLYVLGVKDKFALANVHALKKLIVTMFSLLFGIFLCFIFGLVFFMNRSVVAPIKSIAYNMKGIAEGEGDLTKRLTVASRDEIGQLSHEFNIFIEKLDNLIWNVNDRNQNLGLVSNELSGVAALMSATAGSVSSQANTVSGAAEQMSENMNTVAAAMEEVTVNANHVAAAAEEMTVSISEISGNTTKTRQITHQAVEDAGSASEKIGDLRTSAKDIGNVLNTIQEISEQTNLLALNATIEAARAGDAGKGFAVVAEEIKQLAGQTSKATVDIREKVENIQGVSSQAVDEIGRVAATISEVDEKVTSVAASIEEQAKTTEEISSNIQQVSAGIADIQETILHASEISDQIAQEIHTVKNASTEMREYSHEVEKDAESQNHMADDVIQMMSQFQMGDESFHAAPVKRAHSLWKKKLSNMLSGKQEDIRMDQLTDHRHCDFGRWYFGPGVEKYGTNKNYKKIGEIHEQVHEIGGKVARLFNEGKRDEAHNLFKTYSQVSHELFELLDGLETRAS